Proteins encoded within one genomic window of Panicum virgatum strain AP13 chromosome 1N, P.virgatum_v5, whole genome shotgun sequence:
- the LOC120653919 gene encoding uncharacterized protein LOC120653919 produces the protein MTVIAAARRAAPVVALLFLVSAASFLAADASAAAEGANSSFVLAAEKTHRKDPLDGLRYYAGGWNISDEHYWASVGFTAAPVFAAAAVWFVVFGIALFLAGCCFCCCPGGGDAYHSRACLVVSLVLLLAATAAAAVGCAVLYDGQGRFHGSTAATVDYAVRQSGDTVANLRTFAGFLETAKAAGVGPVTLPADVKGRIDDVVTKVGAAADVLAARTSSNAAKIRAALETVRKVLIVFAAAMLILAFLGLVLSLCGLESIIYVLVFFGWIVVTGTFVLCGTFLLLHNVVGDTCVAMGEWVAHPQARTALDDILPCVDTAAATEALDRSKEVNYQLVAVLNGALSNVSNRDLPPQAPPPLNYNQSGPPVPLLCNPYTPDLRDRACAPGEVAPDAAPQAWRGYVCDVADAPGAAAEVCATPGRVTPSMYAQLAGAANVSYGLYHYGPVLVALADCTFVRETFRSIGDDHCPGLRRYSGQVFRGLLGAAAGVLLAVLLWVVHARERRRRSDAKDLLLPSSPYRLPVEERAFLKSPARPQYYM, from the exons ATGACCGtgatcgcggcggcgcggcgcgcagctcccgtcgtcgccctcctcttcctcgtctccgccgcgtccttcctcGCGGCCGATGCATCAG cggcggcggagggggcgaACTCGTCCTTCGTGCTCGCGGCGGAGAAGACGCACCGGAAGGACCCCCTCGACGGGCTGAGGTACTACGCCGGCGGATGGAACATCAGCGACGAGCACTACTGGGCC TCCGTCGGCTTCACCGCGGCGCCGGTCTTCGCCGCCGCTGCGGTCTGGTTCGTCGTGTTCGGCATTGCCCTGTTCCTCGCCggctgctgcttctgctgctgcccgggcggcggcgacgcgtacCACTCGCGCGCCTGCCTCGTCGTCTCCCTcgtgctcctcctcgccgccacggccgccgccgc CGTCGGGTGCGCCGTGCTGTACGACGGGCAGGGCCGCTTCCacggcagcacggcggcgacggtggactACGCGGTGCGGCAGTCGGGCGACACGGTGGCCAACCTGCGGACCTTCGCGGGGTTCCTGGAGACCGCCAAGGCCGCCGGCGTGGGGCCCGTCACGCTGCCCGCCGACGTCAAGGGGAGGATCGACGACGTCGTGACCAaggtgggcgcggccgccgacgtGCTCGCCGCCCGCACGTCCAGCAACGCCGCCAAGATCCGCGCCGCCCTGGAGACCGT GAGGAAGGTTCTGATTGTCTTCGCAGCAGCAATGCTAATCCTTGCTTTTCTTGGCCTTG TGCTGTCGCTTTGTGGATTGGAGTCGATCATCTACGT GTTGGTGTTTTTCGGGTGGATCGTGGTTACAGGGACGTTTGTATTGTGCGGTACTTTTCTCCTCCTGCACAA CGTGGTCGGCGACACCTGCGTGGCGATGGGCGAGTGGGTGGCGCACCCGCAGGCGCGCACGGCGCTGGACGACATCCTGCCGTGCGTGGACACGGcagcggcgacggaggcgcTGGACCGGAGCAAGGAGGTGAACTACCAGCTCGTCGCCGTGCTCAACGGCGCGCTGTCCAACGTGTCCAACCGCGACCTCCCGCCGCAGGCGCCCCCGCCGCTCAACTACAATCAGTCCGGCCCGCCGGTGCCGCTGCTCTGCAACCCCTACACGCCGGACCTCCGCGACCGCGCCTGCGCGCCCGGCGAGGTCGCCCCCGACGCCGCGCCGCAGGCGTGGCGGGGCTACGTGTGCGACGTCGCGGacgcgccgggggcggcggcggaggtgtgcGCGACCCCCGGCCGCGTCACGCCGTCCATGTACGCGCAGCTGGCCGGCGCGGCCAACGTGAGCTACGGGCTCTACCACTACGGGCCGGTCCTGGTGGCGCTGGCGGACTGCACGTTCGTCAGGGAGACGTTCCGGTCCATCGGCGACGACCACTGCCCGGGCCTGCGCCGGTACAGCGGGCAGGTGTTCCGGGGactgctcggcgccgccgccggagtgcTGCTGGCGGTGCTGCTCTGGGTCGTGCacgcgcgggagcggcggcggaggagcgacgCCAAGGACCTCCTGCTGCCCTCGTCGCCGTACAGGCTTCCGGTGGAGGAGAGGGCGTTTCTGAAGAGCCCGGCGAGGCCGCAGTACTACATGTGA